The nucleotide sequence ACGCTTATTCGAGCAGTCGTTCGTCGTTTAAAAGTGTATAAACTGCAACAATAATTTCGGCACgagtgtgtgtatttgttttaCTTTGGTGACATCGGATCGTCATGTAATGCGGAAACAAGGAGCCGAGAAAGAACGCAATATGGCGAGACACGTGGCCGACAAAGCAGCCCACGTTGTCGATTAGCGACGTTAGCTTCGATGTCTTTGAGCGTCAAAATATTATAATACATGACAGTATTGAAACTTTAGTCAAACGTTATTCTGATAGCAAAAATAAATTCCACACATTTAGAACATTATCCATGTGATTACAAACGAAAATGACGTTTATAAGCATTTATCTTTATTATAGCTATTGTGACGTCACATCATATTCTTTGTACTTGCAATTTGCAGCTCGCAAAGGATTTGTTGCTTCCCTCTGCTGAGGAGGAGAAGAGAAGACACAAGAAGAAACGACTCGTCCAGAGCCCAAATTCCTATTTTATGGATGTCAAATGTCCAGGTCTGTCAAAGAAGTTTGTTATTTTGAAATATGTATTATGTAAACACTGTTAGTTTTTTTAATCTTAAATGCTAATGTGTAGTAAACTGCAACTGAGGTTTACTATGTTTTCAGGTTGCTACAAGATCACAACCGTGTTCAGTCACGCTCAGACTGTGGTGTTGTGTGTCGGCTGCTCCACGGTCCTCTGCCAGCCTACGGGAGGTAAAGCTCGTCTTACAGAAGGTATGCAACACTTTAGAGGCATTGTCTTCACATGAAAGCATACTTAAAATTTTAAAAGCATCTACAAAAAACAAATTACGTTTGTGCCCTGTAGGGGGAGTCCTAGCTCAAGAGTTGacaacagtttaaaaaaaatgctcaaatgcaaatttagtgTGTTCAAGATTGGcgtcttcatttatttattttttctgcatGTGTAGCTttcaacattctttttttttttgacaattcaTCATTTTAAAAGTTTTTGCACACTAGAATCCCAAGGTTGGGGATGCTATTAGTCATTACAAAGTCTTTAAGAATCAAATCTTGACTCCAGCCTGGCGCTTTCAATGTTTCACTTGGTGTTCAGGCGGCGTGACACAGCCGATCCATACCCAATCCTTTTGAAAAGTCTTCAATCATTGCCTTTGTGTTGCCCTCTCATCGCATCCATCGTGAACTGGGTGTCAACTCAGGCAGACATTGATTCTTGCAGCTGTGATGGGAATTCATCATCTCTGATGCATTTCAAACACATTTAGCCGCAAGCACAAACAACGCCGCCTTTACAGGGGGGTGAAAGGGATCGCCTGCACCGGAATGTGGGTGCACGGGAAGCCCGGTTTGTTTGTACCGGAGCATCCTGGCTACTTTTGTTCTGTGTTTTGCTGCCGTGGCAACCGCTGCCTTTGTAGACGATATGGAGGCTCTTGACATACATTTGTCTAGCTGTCACTCTGATCGGGCAGATGAAATTAGTGTCTGTTATCGATTGATTTTGTGACAGCTTGCGCGTAGAGATAAATGTGCACATTTTGCGGGGTTTGAAGTGGGCATCAATATTCAATCGCTACACTGATGCGACATCAAAACTTccagcaaaatgttttttttaataaccaaatgtttctctgtgttttcaTCTTCACAGGTTGTTCGTTCAGGAGGAAACAACACTAACTTGGATCAAAACGACTGTTGAGAACGACCCAAAGTTTTGGATGAAGTGCCGCTGCTGTGGTGTCGAGGAGGCCAACGCAGGAAAACAAGATCAGATGACACCAATTCCCCCGGGGAGGTATGGCCTGTTTCTGCCACATCCCCCCCAGACGCCACTTAATCACGGTCTTTAAATTAAGCCCAGTAGGTTTAATCGTTGTCATCGCCTAAGTGCTTTGTGTGCCCTCGCTAAATTGAGAGTTCAAATTAGCAGAACAATTAACATGAAGCCAGATTGAAGGCTTGAGAGAGCGAGGGAGCTCCCCATATCATCCGCTGAATAATAATTCCAAACTTTTTCCGGAAAGGGAGACACACGGTGGCCCCACCTGGAGATTGCAATTCCTTGCTCCAAGCATGTTCTTTAAGCGATTGAAGACAAATAAATGCAACACTTAGataatgtaaacatttgatTTCAAGTAGATGTTTGCAGTCTGGCTTTTGTTGGCTATGATGGTTCCTTTTTTTCTGGTTGATTCAGAGAAAGACCTGTCTTGGTTTTGATTTGGGCTTGCTTACAACACACTATTAGATACATGTGATATCTGTGAAAAGTTTTGAGAAACTTAAAGTCTGCTGAAATGAAATTTGCTGCAATgtgtatttaaaagaaaaaaacatctatTGGCTATACTGTTTGCCATTTTAACCATGTGACTGAAGTCTTATACCAAATTATTCACTTATGCAATTTTTAATGTtactttaatttattattactgTCCTGTTCAGtgaccaaataataataataaagaactGGCTGATGTTGAATCTAATAGTGCTTGTTTTCTTACCTGCACTGCATGTTTAAATCGGCACCGATTGAGATGTGACGTTCATTCAAGGTAATTTATTTTCTGGCTAATGAACTGCCATCTAATGAGTTCTAatacaagaattttttttttaaatcctcaaTGCTGTTTGGCCACCTGGGCTGCAGTATAATACAAACATTCATGATTCATGGGTACAAATCTTGCCCCCGGCCGGCCTTGCAGTGTGGACTGTAAGTGGTTGGCTAGCGACACGCTCGTTACAGGAAAAACAGCATATCTGGATTTGTTTACACCATTTCCCGTACCTTCCATCAATCAAAGTAAACAACAACACAGGTCATGTCAAGTCATCTCACCTTTCAAATTTAATTCCTTTCTCCAGGCAGAGTAGCTTTCCTTATCTGCCAGCATCTTGCATGCAGTTGCGGTAGGACGACCAGTCAGCGAGGACCTTACACGAGCGTAAAGGATGAAGGTAGACAGTCGTTCATCATAACTCGACAGGTGTTGGGCCAAAATAAAATGAGCGGCCAGGAGGAGGATGTAAACGATGGGCAAACTCCACAGCCAGCCACCATGGCAGAGAGACGataaggaaaataaaaatgttctgtGTTATTTATAACCATGCCCCATGTTCTGAGTAATTGTGATCAAACaggtatactatatatatatatatatatatatatatatatattttctataTCTTATGTTTTTGGGTGAGCCAACTAATGATTTTCTTTTGTTCCAGAACCTTTCTGGCACATCTGCACAGCAGCCAATAGAACAGGAGAATCAACCAAAAGCACTCAACATGTTCCCGAAGAAGTTACGCAATATAAAGGAATATTCTTCTTACAATTAGAGCTTTTGAATGATtgtggtggaaaaaaatagtAGCGTCAGAATAGCCTTGAAGTGGAAAAGCCCACCAAGTGGAAATACTCTGTGGTGTCTGTCTACTCCTTGACTGCCTCCACAGGGCCAGGGGCTTCCAGCATGCATGCATACACCTACACATGAGTCTTTTCTCATACATAATATGGCAGCAAAGAGCTTCAGATGTGGAGAGAGCACAGCGAGAAGGTGCTTGGAAGTGAGTGTGTGGTTTGCTGAGGCCTCCCAGGTAGTGTCAGTGGAAGTGGCAGCAGTAGGAGTGCTGTCATGGGAGGAAGTGGCGCACAACTCCCCTGCGGGATCATTAAAAAATCACCcaatcatcttttgccttcatgCCGATTAAACTGTCTGAAAAATAGGTCAATTAAAAAAACCTCTGCTCTCACTCGCACCGGTATGTCCCCGCTGCACaaagctgggggggggggcggtgtgGGAGGCTGCCGTTGCCATGGAGATGTTGTAATCGTCTGCACTGATGGGAACAAAAGTCTGTCTCTGCTACGGTTGGCAAAAGGGCCTCcgctagtgttggctcgtgagtgattcgtttaaagcaggggtgtccaagtccagtcctcgagggccgcattcctccatgttttccaagtttccctcgttaaacactcctgattcaatgatcaggctcctgcagaacgtgaggatgaactgatcgtttgaatcaggtgtgtttaacgagggaaacttggaaaacatggaggaatgcggccctcgaggactggacttggacacccctgccttacactgagtgccaaaagtcccaatgatcgtgagcagcagggggggggccccatttcaaccccttacactgagtgccaagcagggaagaaatgggtatcattgttatagtcactggtatgactcggctgtgggtttgaacccacaacctcccaatctcagggcggacactctcctcttaggccactgagtaggtaaacacttgtatcgtagtataacacttatagtcgtttttaaataacgtgtatacctatatacgcctagatattatccaatatatctactgcaatttcacattagattgctggtttgaaatttgcttttttaatattatttttaataaacatttatgttcaaacttgtctggcgtcttattccttgtttttatattcgccaattaaaacataaaaatcagacatttggttaactgctttatatgacaatatgtgaaggtacactacacgaggttaaaaaaaaaagaataaataaagggttaattgcacaacaaaagcatttcctcgcgcCTGGGCTCGAATCAAGCTCTTGctgagcaagagcccgagttactaaccagtcggctatttcgaccggcagtttacaatagcttgcactgttttgtacgagcgatgtgtattccagttctcaagtgagctgaatctttagaatcggttcaagcgggccggcactttataagcacggcggatgagatcgcggagccttttTCGACTTCCtacatatttgttcaaaagaatcgttcaccaaatcgttcgctacactttcttattttttttttttatagtagtttttaaataacgtgtatacctatgtacgcctaaatattgttatccaatatatctatatctactgcaatttcacattagattgctggtttgaaatttgcttttaatattattatttttaataaacttttatgttaaaacttgtctggtgttttattccttgtttctttattcgccaattaaaacataaaaatcagcttaatcatgctatatatgacaatatgtgtaggtacaccttcaataggtacaccacacaaggtttaaaaataaataaagggttaattgcacaacaaaagcacatcgcacctgggatcgaaccaagttcttaccgagcaagagcccgagtcactaaccagtcggctatttcgaccgtcAGTCTACAGTTGctcgcactgttttgtactagtgatgtgcattccagttctcaagtga is from Syngnathus scovelli strain Florida chromosome 9, RoL_Ssco_1.2, whole genome shotgun sequence and encodes:
- the rps27.2 gene encoding 40S ribosomal protein S27.2 — protein: MPLAKDLLLPSAEEEKRRHKKKRLVQSPNSYFMDVKCPGCYKITTVFSHAQTVVLCVGCSTVLCQPTGGKARLTEGCSFRRKQH